A portion of the Desulfovibrio sp. Huiquan2017 genome contains these proteins:
- a CDS encoding ABC transporter permease, whose product MPRSRLAFWIFLAPVLMWLLLLIVLPHIDLLLMSFRGENDYGDIVWTAQNYLNFFTEPIYWLTFVRTALYAIVTTGITLILAMPVAFYISKLARVRIQGALMILILLPFWVSELVRIYGWMILLRESGVLNFFLVKLGILHRPVELLYNDATMIMGLVYTSMLFMVVPLVSVMDSLDDSLIEAAHDLGARKTAIWRTIIIPHCKPGITSGAIVVFMLTLGNYLTPNLMGGKNSLWFTEQIYNQFIASFNWNQGSAFGFLLLVLSSLIIWAGLKLSGQKLGEVAS is encoded by the coding sequence TTGCCCCGGTCGCGTCTTGCCTTCTGGATATTCCTGGCCCCGGTGCTCATGTGGCTCCTGCTGCTCATCGTCCTGCCGCACATCGACCTGCTGCTCATGAGCTTCCGGGGCGAGAACGACTACGGCGACATAGTCTGGACGGCTCAGAACTACCTGAATTTCTTCACTGAGCCCATCTATTGGCTGACCTTTGTACGCACCGCGCTCTATGCGATCGTGACCACCGGCATCACCCTAATCCTGGCCATGCCCGTGGCCTTCTATATCTCCAAGCTGGCCCGGGTCCGGATCCAGGGCGCGTTGATGATTCTCATCCTCCTGCCGTTCTGGGTCAGCGAGCTGGTGCGCATCTACGGCTGGATGATCCTGCTGCGCGAGTCCGGCGTGCTCAATTTCTTCCTGGTCAAGCTCGGCATCCTGCACAGGCCCGTGGAGCTGCTCTACAACGACGCAACCATGATCATGGGGCTGGTCTATACCTCCATGCTCTTCATGGTCGTGCCCCTGGTCTCGGTCATGGACAGCCTGGACGACAGCCTCATCGAGGCGGCCCACGACCTGGGGGCGCGCAAGACGGCCATCTGGCGAACCATCATCATTCCGCACTGCAAGCCGGGCATTACCTCCGGGGCTATCGTGGTCTTCATGCTCACCCTGGGCAATTACCTGACCCCGAACCTTATGGGCGGCAAGAACTCCCTGTGGTTCACCGAGCAGATCTACAATCAGTTCATCGCCAGCTTCAACTGGAACCAGGGTTCGGCCTTCGGTTTCCTGCTCCTGGTCCTGAGTTCCCTGATCATCTGGGCGGGCCTCAAACTGTCGGGCCAGAAACTCGGGGAGGTGGCTTCATGA
- a CDS encoding glycerophosphodiester phosphodiesterase family protein, whose protein sequence is MFFDHLQNGGYVGAHRGARSLAPENTMLAAELGMVLGADFWEMDVQRTADGKLVVFHDDDLGRTTDVSARPEFCERAPWPVHRFTLEELRSLDAGSWFAAQDPYGTIARGEVREADLGRMRGQRIPTLEEALAFTRRNDFPMNLEIKDLSYAPGDLSIVSQVLRQIREAKAEDLILISSFNHDYLAEVRRLAPEIPLAALVEERHPEDIERYLADLGAVGYHPDEAILDEALVRRLAGVGIHVSPYTVNHMDRALSLLDAGCFGIITDYPQTLRRRLTVR, encoded by the coding sequence ATGTTCTTCGATCATCTGCAAAATGGCGGTTATGTCGGCGCCCATCGCGGCGCGCGTTCCCTGGCTCCCGAAAACACCATGCTGGCCGCCGAGCTCGGCATGGTGCTGGGCGCCGATTTTTGGGAGATGGACGTGCAGCGGACGGCCGACGGCAAACTGGTGGTCTTTCACGACGACGACCTGGGCCGGACCACGGACGTGTCCGCCCGGCCCGAGTTCTGCGAGCGTGCGCCGTGGCCCGTGCATCGGTTCACCCTGGAAGAACTGCGCTCCCTGGACGCGGGGTCGTGGTTCGCGGCCCAGGACCCTTACGGGACCATCGCGCGCGGCGAAGTGCGCGAGGCCGACCTCGGACGCATGCGCGGCCAGCGCATCCCCACCTTGGAGGAGGCCCTGGCCTTCACCCGGCGCAACGACTTTCCCATGAACCTGGAAATCAAGGATCTGTCCTACGCCCCCGGCGATCTGTCCATCGTTTCCCAGGTCCTGCGCCAGATCCGCGAGGCCAAGGCCGAGGACCTTATCCTGATTTCATCCTTCAACCACGATTACCTCGCCGAGGTGCGCCGCCTGGCCCCGGAGATTCCCCTGGCCGCCCTGGTGGAGGAGCGCCATCCCGAGGACATCGAGCGCTACCTCGCCGATCTGGGCGCGGTGGGCTATCATCCGGACGAGGCCATCCTGGACGAGGCATTGGTCCGCAGATTGGCCGGGGTGGGCATCCATGTCTCTCCGTACACGGTCAATCACATGGAC
- a CDS encoding extracellular solute-binding protein yields MKRIFVVFLLAMFAFAGTARAETLKLLTWKGYAPQKLVEQFEEETGIKVEVTFSNNEEMIAKLRATRGAGFDLVQPSQDRISSVQEKFHIYQPLDYAKIDSKLFIPSMLKAVKKNTLVDGESYAVPFCWGTSGLIVNNDKAPGVDSFKALIDPKYKGRVSYRLKRPTLIAMGFALGYDPFALYADVKGYKAMLDKVADTLIEAKPIVQNYWANGDALIESMRSGEVFVAMAWDAGGWKLHGDNSAIDFKAPKEGALGWIDTFAIPAKAENVAAAYKWINFMMKPENCGYFSSQEKYATASQGALEYTTKAVADNFSRSFPQDVIDNIKWYPPVPAKLESLEGKVLDKIKASN; encoded by the coding sequence ATGAAACGGATTTTCGTGGTTTTCCTGCTGGCAATGTTCGCTTTCGCCGGGACGGCGCGGGCCGAAACGCTCAAACTCCTGACCTGGAAGGGCTATGCGCCCCAGAAGCTCGTCGAGCAGTTCGAAGAGGAAACCGGCATCAAGGTCGAGGTGACTTTTTCCAACAACGAGGAGATGATCGCCAAGTTGCGCGCCACCCGCGGCGCGGGCTTCGACCTGGTCCAACCTTCCCAGGACCGCATCTCGTCGGTCCAGGAGAAGTTCCACATTTATCAGCCCCTTGACTACGCCAAGATTGATTCCAAACTGTTCATTCCGTCCATGCTCAAGGCGGTCAAGAAGAACACCCTGGTGGACGGTGAGTCCTACGCCGTGCCCTTCTGTTGGGGCACCTCCGGCCTGATCGTCAACAATGACAAGGCGCCGGGCGTGGACTCCTTCAAGGCCCTCATCGACCCCAAGTACAAGGGCCGGGTGAGCTACCGGCTGAAGCGCCCGACCCTCATCGCCATGGGATTCGCCCTGGGCTATGACCCATTCGCCCTGTACGCCGACGTCAAGGGCTACAAGGCCATGCTCGACAAGGTGGCCGACACCCTGATCGAGGCCAAGCCCATCGTCCAGAACTACTGGGCCAACGGCGACGCGCTCATCGAGTCCATGCGTTCCGGCGAAGTCTTTGTGGCCATGGCCTGGGACGCGGGCGGGTGGAAACTCCACGGCGACAATTCGGCCATCGACTTCAAGGCTCCCAAGGAGGGCGCGCTCGGCTGGATCGACACCTTCGCCATCCCGGCCAAGGCCGAGAACGTGGCCGCCGCCTACAAGTGGATCAATTTCATGATGAAGCCCGAGAACTGCGGCTATTTCTCCTCCCAGGAAAAGTATGCCACCGCGTCCCAGGGCGCGCTCGAATACACAACCAAGGCCGTGGCCGACAACTTCAGCCGCTCCTTCCCGCAGGATGTCATCGACAACATCAAGTGGTATCCGCCGGTTCCGGCCAAGCTCGAAAGCCTGGAAGGCAAAGTTCTGGACAAGATCAAGGCCTCCAACTAG
- a CDS encoding ABC transporter permease: MIRSLPRSKGYDWAFNGFIVLYFVFLFAPLVVTCVLAFNNSDFPSLPWQGFSLDWFLADGPDRVGLFHDEQNLRAILTSFETAFFVSILSVVVGTCASFLFEKEHFRFKGLLYLLMLAPLVVPGVILGISQLLAANTAGIFFDETFGLDFDIFRPSFWLVVLGQFSFISTFVTLVVSARLRKFDTSLEEAALNLGATQFGVIWHITLKYLRPAIVGAGAVAFLMSFENFNTTLFLVGSEPTLPINLYLQVRDGSTPVINAVSLMLIMGTSLLALVNFYFNRKTD, from the coding sequence ATGATCCGCTCCCTGCCGCGTTCCAAAGGATACGACTGGGCCTTCAACGGGTTCATCGTCCTTTATTTCGTTTTTCTGTTCGCGCCGTTGGTGGTCACCTGCGTGCTGGCCTTCAACAACTCGGATTTTCCGTCCCTGCCATGGCAAGGGTTCAGCCTGGACTGGTTCCTGGCCGACGGCCCGGACCGGGTGGGGCTGTTCCACGACGAGCAGAACCTGCGGGCCATCCTGACCAGCTTCGAGACCGCCTTCTTCGTGTCCATCCTGAGCGTGGTGGTCGGCACCTGCGCGAGCTTCCTGTTCGAGAAGGAACACTTTCGCTTCAAGGGGCTGCTTTACCTGCTTATGCTCGCCCCGTTGGTCGTCCCCGGCGTGATCCTGGGCATCTCCCAACTGCTCGCGGCCAACACGGCGGGCATCTTTTTCGACGAGACCTTCGGCCTGGATTTCGATATCTTTCGTCCGAGTTTCTGGCTGGTGGTGCTGGGCCAGTTCTCGTTCATCTCCACCTTCGTCACCCTGGTGGTCTCGGCCCGCCTGCGCAAGTTCGACACCTCGCTGGAGGAGGCCGCCCTGAATCTCGGGGCCACCCAGTTCGGGGTCATCTGGCATATCACGCTTAAATATCTGCGGCCCGCCATCGTCGGGGCCGGGGCCGTGGCCTTCCTGATGAGCTTCGAGAACTTCAACACCACGCTGTTTCTGGTCGGCTCGGAACCGACTTTGCCCATCAACCTCTATCTCCAGGTGCGCGACGGTTCCACTCCGGTCATCAACGCGGTTTCGTTGATGCTCATCATGGGCACCTCGCTGCTCGCCCTGGTCAATTTTTATTTCAACAGGAAGACGGATTGA
- a CDS encoding GFA family protein, translated as MSGKHVGGCLCGAVQFEVEGDFEQFYLCHCERCRKDTGSAHAANLFSSTARLHWLRGEDLVRTFDFNGTGHIKSFCTICGSALPNVQMDGALLVVPAGSLDTEVPIRPDGHIFHARRADWDNGLEAVPVFEGLPDQE; from the coding sequence ATGTCCGGGAAACATGTCGGCGGCTGCCTGTGCGGGGCCGTGCAATTTGAGGTGGAAGGGGATTTCGAGCAATTCTATCTGTGTCACTGCGAGCGTTGCCGCAAGGACACCGGCTCGGCCCACGCGGCCAATCTGTTTTCGTCCACGGCCCGTCTGCACTGGCTGCGCGGCGAGGATCTGGTGCGGACCTTCGATTTCAACGGCACGGGGCACATCAAGAGTTTCTGCACCATTTGCGGTTCGGCCCTGCCGAACGTTCAGATGGACGGCGCGCTTCTGGTCGTGCCCGCCGGGAGTCTGGACACCGAGGTGCCGATCCGGCCCGATGGGCACATTTTTCACGCCCGCAGGGCCGATTGGGACAACGGCCTGGAAGCCGTGCCGGTCTTTGAGGGCTTGCCGGACCAGGAATGA
- a CDS encoding amidohydrolase: protein MTDHATTDIGRLAAGLADGLIARRRDLHKYPETAWTEFRTASLAARALAAAGYAVRLGGEVVRRESMLGAPPAGELATHMERAAAQGGDPALIGRMAGGLTGVVGERCFGPGPVVALRFDMDANDLDEARDDGHRPHREGFGSVNAGAMHACGHDGHTAIGLGVAEILATLGDRLRGTVRLIFQPGEEGVRGAGPMADAGVLDGVDYLLGGHIGLRAPKTGQVVCGVEGFLATTKFDAVFTGMAAHAGAAPEQGRNALLAAANAALNLHAISRHGQGASRITVGTLHAGQGRNVIPAKAELQAETRGRTTEIDRFVFERAREVVAGAAMMYGVDHEIMVAGRSPSGRSDPGVVAVVRRAAEAMGCFSDIRDGVDMRASEDFALLLGAVQARGGLGAYLLLGSDLAAGHHNPRFDFDEACLVPGVELFARCAMACLNLPPRRG from the coding sequence ATGACGGATCACGCGACCACGGATATCGGCCGGCTGGCGGCCGGGCTTGCGGACGGACTCATCGCCCGGCGGCGCGACCTGCACAAGTACCCGGAAACGGCCTGGACCGAGTTTCGGACCGCTTCCCTGGCGGCCCGGGCGCTTGCGGCGGCCGGGTATGCGGTTCGCCTGGGCGGGGAGGTGGTGCGCCGTGAATCCATGCTCGGCGCGCCCCCGGCCGGAGAGTTGGCGACCCATATGGAGCGGGCGGCGGCCCAAGGCGGCGACCCGGCGCTTATAGGGCGCATGGCGGGTGGTCTGACCGGGGTGGTTGGCGAGCGTTGCTTCGGCCCCGGTCCGGTGGTGGCCCTGCGTTTCGACATGGACGCCAACGACCTGGACGAGGCCCGTGACGACGGTCACCGGCCCCACCGCGAGGGCTTCGGCTCGGTCAACGCGGGGGCCATGCACGCCTGCGGTCACGACGGGCATACGGCCATCGGGCTGGGCGTGGCCGAGATTCTGGCCACTCTCGGGGATCGCTTGCGCGGCACGGTCCGGCTGATATTTCAACCCGGCGAGGAGGGCGTGCGCGGGGCCGGGCCCATGGCGGACGCGGGCGTGCTCGACGGCGTTGATTACCTCCTGGGCGGGCACATCGGGCTGCGCGCGCCCAAAACCGGGCAGGTGGTCTGCGGCGTGGAGGGATTTTTGGCCACCACCAAATTCGACGCGGTCTTCACCGGGATGGCGGCCCATGCCGGAGCGGCTCCGGAGCAGGGGCGCAACGCCCTGCTGGCCGCAGCCAACGCGGCCTTGAATCTGCACGCCATTTCGCGCCACGGGCAAGGGGCGTCGCGGATCACCGTGGGAACGCTCCACGCCGGGCAGGGGCGCAACGTCATCCCCGCCAAGGCCGAGCTCCAGGCCGAGACGCGCGGCCGGACCACCGAGATCGACCGTTTCGTCTTTGAACGGGCGCGGGAGGTCGTGGCCGGGGCGGCTATGATGTACGGCGTGGACCATGAAATCATGGTGGCGGGCCGGTCGCCCAGCGGCCGGAGCGACCCCGGGGTGGTGGCCGTGGTGCGCCGCGCGGCCGAGGCCATGGGGTGCTTCTCCGACATCCGGGACGGCGTCGATATGCGCGCCAGCGAGGATTTCGCTCTGCTGCTCGGCGCGGTGCAGGCTCGGGGCGGCCTGGGGGCCTACCTTCTGCTCGGCAGTGATCTGGCCGCCGGGCACCACAATCCCCGTTTCGATTTCGACGAGGCGTGTCTGGTTCCCGGCGTGGAGTTGTTCGCCCGTTGCGCCATGGCCTGCCTGAACCTCCCCCCGAGGCGGGGATAG
- a CDS encoding ABC transporter ATP-binding protein yields MTNDLSVRALVKRFGEFTAVDGVSFDVPDGSFFSILGPSGCGKTTLLRMIAGFENPSSGSIEIRGRDMLGVPPNRRPVNLVFQHLALFPMMDVTENVAFGLKRRGVAGAEVRKRTEAILERVGLPGFGDKRVEQLSGGQRQRVAIARCLVLEPSVLLLDEPLGALDLKLREQMKVELKKLQAKVGTTFVYITHDQSEALVMSDHVAVMHNGRFEQVGTPQELYGQPETPFVAEFVGDNNRWRGTVTQTLDRGEVLIATDEGYAFHTRAHASCAGCERVDLFLRPEAMRIEPRECAGLNTFDVTVKSILFDGANSRLLTVTGEDRELIVTLPQNRKFDHIRPGDKVCVGWHPESGICFRAGD; encoded by the coding sequence ATGACCAATGATCTTTCTGTCCGAGCCCTGGTGAAGCGTTTCGGCGAGTTCACTGCCGTGGACGGCGTGTCCTTCGACGTGCCCGACGGGTCGTTTTTTTCCATTCTCGGCCCGTCCGGCTGCGGCAAGACCACGCTTTTGCGCATGATTGCCGGATTCGAGAATCCCAGTTCCGGGAGCATCGAGATCCGCGGCCGCGATATGCTCGGGGTGCCGCCCAACCGGCGTCCCGTGAACCTGGTTTTTCAGCATCTGGCCCTGTTCCCCATGATGGACGTGACCGAGAACGTGGCCTTCGGCCTGAAACGGCGCGGCGTGGCCGGGGCCGAGGTCCGGAAGCGGACCGAGGCCATCCTGGAGCGGGTCGGATTGCCCGGCTTCGGCGACAAGCGGGTCGAACAGCTTTCCGGCGGCCAGCGACAGCGCGTGGCCATCGCCCGTTGCCTGGTCTTGGAGCCCTCGGTGCTCCTTCTGGACGAGCCCCTGGGCGCGCTGGACCTGAAGCTGCGTGAGCAGATGAAGGTGGAGCTGAAGAAGCTCCAGGCCAAAGTGGGCACGACCTTCGTCTACATCACCCACGATCAGTCCGAGGCCCTGGTCATGTCCGACCACGTGGCGGTCATGCACAACGGCCGGTTTGAGCAGGTGGGCACGCCCCAGGAGCTTTACGGCCAGCCCGAGACCCCCTTTGTGGCCGAGTTCGTGGGCGACAACAACCGGTGGCGCGGGACGGTCACCCAGACCCTGGATCGCGGCGAGGTGCTCATCGCGACCGACGAGGGATATGCCTTCCATACCCGGGCGCACGCCTCCTGCGCGGGCTGTGAGCGGGTGGATCTATTCCTCCGGCCCGAGGCCATGCGCATCGAGCCCCGTGAGTGCGCCGGGCTGAACACCTTCGACGTGACCGTCAAGTCCATCCTCTTCGACGGGGCCAACAGCCGCCTGCTCACGGTTACCGGCGAGGATCGAGAACTGATCGTCACCCTGCCGCAAAACCGCAAGTTCGACCACATCCGGCCCGGCGACAAAGTGTGCGTGGGCTGGCACCCGGAGTCGGGCATCTGCTTCCGGGCGGGGGATTAG
- a CDS encoding NAD(P)-dependent oxidoreductase has protein sequence MGKHIIEEAARCLQCRKPQCSKGCPVSTPANRMVEALLEGDMRKAGALLFDNNPLTSICSLICPHERFCEGHCILGRKGAPVQVSSIEQYISRYYLEQFQPERPENGNNAKRIAVVGSGPAGITVAIILARQGFDVTLFESKERIGGVLQYGIPDFRLPKDILEKLKEKLLGLGVKIRPNTLIGPVIGLDDLFRDDYKAVFIGTGVWNPKPLRLKGETLGNVHYAIHYLQNPGVYTLGSRVAVIGAGNVAMDVARTALRKGANEVTVLYRRGEADMTATKYEYEYAKVDGVRFRFYTSPEELVDAGVICVDTRVVEGEDGRSRVEPVEGSEFLFKADSTFIAVSQAPRSNLVGLEVGKTGLIITDEDGRTTRDGVFASGDVVTGAKTVAEAVSRSKRSAQAIMDYVAGLDG, from the coding sequence ATGGGTAAACACATCATAGAAGAGGCGGCGCGCTGCCTGCAATGCCGCAAGCCGCAGTGCAGCAAGGGCTGTCCCGTATCGACTCCGGCCAACCGCATGGTCGAGGCCCTGCTTGAGGGCGACATGCGCAAGGCGGGCGCGTTGTTGTTCGACAACAACCCCTTGACCTCGATCTGTTCGCTGATCTGTCCGCACGAGCGGTTCTGCGAAGGACATTGTATCTTGGGCAGAAAGGGTGCGCCGGTTCAGGTCAGCAGCATCGAGCAATACATCTCCCGCTATTATCTGGAGCAGTTCCAGCCCGAGCGGCCGGAAAACGGCAACAACGCCAAGCGCATTGCCGTCGTCGGGTCCGGCCCGGCCGGGATCACCGTGGCCATTATCCTGGCCCGGCAGGGATTCGACGTGACCCTGTTCGAATCCAAGGAGAGGATCGGCGGAGTGCTCCAATACGGCATCCCGGATTTCCGTCTGCCCAAGGACATCCTCGAAAAGCTCAAGGAGAAGCTCCTGGGCCTGGGGGTGAAGATCCGGCCCAACACGCTCATCGGGCCGGTCATCGGCCTCGACGACCTGTTCCGGGACGACTACAAAGCGGTCTTCATCGGCACCGGGGTCTGGAATCCCAAGCCGTTGCGCCTCAAGGGCGAGACCCTGGGCAACGTGCACTACGCCATCCATTATCTCCAGAATCCCGGCGTCTACACCCTGGGTTCCCGGGTCGCGGTCATCGGTGCGGGCAACGTGGCCATGGATGTGGCCCGGACCGCCCTGCGCAAGGGCGCCAACGAGGTCACCGTGCTCTACCGCCGGGGCGAGGCGGACATGACCGCCACCAAGTACGAGTACGAGTACGCCAAGGTGGATGGCGTCCGTTTCCGCTTTTACACCTCCCCCGAGGAGTTGGTTGATGCAGGCGTGATCTGTGTGGACACACGGGTCGTGGAAGGCGAAGACGGCCGGTCGCGGGTGGAGCCCGTGGAGGGCTCGGAGTTTTTGTTCAAGGCCGACTCGACTTTCATCGCGGTCAGCCAGGCCCCGCGCTCCAACCTGGTCGGCCTGGAAGTGGGCAAGACGGGTCTGATTATCACCGACGAGGACGGCCGGACCACCCGTGATGGCGTGTTCGCCTCGGGCGACGTGGTCACCGGGGCCAAAACCGTGGCCGAGGCCGTGAGCCGTTCCAAGCGTTCGGCCCAGGCCATCATGGACTACGTGGCCGGACTGGACGGCTGA